The nucleotide sequence CCCCTGCAACAAATAACTCAGGGCAACCGGATCGATAGAAATGACTCCATCCATCCTCTTGCCTGTCTTTTGCTCCCACATCGCAACTGCCGTACTAGCCGACGTCGGAAAGTCGGGCGTTAGGTTGACATCCTGCATAAATTTGCCAACGCGGTTCGAGTAGATCGTTGCCTGCTCGAACTCAACCGGGATGGTGGGCGACATCACACCAAGTTCCGTAGCGCTCATTTGGTCGCCTAAGGTTAGCTTGCCCTTATCGAACCGCAAAACCGCTAATGCTCCTGGAATGCCTCCAGTGGAGCGTATCTCGGCATTGTTTTGAATCAGCAGCAGGTAATTTCGCGCTTTTGTATGGCCCATCATGCTCGGTGCGATTGAGATGGCATCCGCGGCCGCGTCTATACCGATGCGCAAAGAATTGAGCTGTTCTCGTGCTTTGATCAAGGGCACCGAAACTTCTGGCAGCATGGATTCGGTGTCCAAGTTATTCAGACGTCCGGATGAAAGCCGTATAGCACGGGCCGCCGCCGATATTTTGGGCTGCGCAGCTGTTAAGGGCTGCAGATCCACGCCCTTACTATTTGGCGCGAGCCTGTCCCAGTCGAGCGATTGAAAAGCGCTGACCAGTGGTCCGGCGCCAAGGTTCGCGATCTCGTCGGCGGAAAGGGCGACTGCACTGACCGCCTGGATGTTCGGTCCCAGCCAAGGTACCGTCTGAGACATTGCCCAAAGCGGATCTGATGCGATTTGTCTCGCCTCCGAAGTATGCTTTTTCAGCTCTGCCAGCGTAGCGGAAGCGGCGGCGGTGTCATTGGCAAGTATGTTGTCTTGGAGTTGGGGAACGAGTCCTTGGGCCGCACTTAGCTCGCCCCTAATGGTAACGGCCTTGATGCCGAGCCAGATTCCTGCACCGATAAGAAGTGCAACGGCTCCAACCGCAAACCCGATAATTTGGTACCTTCGACGTTTTTTTATTGGACGGGAAGGCGTCGACGAGGTTAGGGGCTTCTGCTGTCCAAGAATGTCGGGGTCCATTACGGGCGGAGGCCTTCCAGTTTTGTGATGCGCGTTTAGTGAGTTCGGATTCAGTAGGCGCCCGTGCTTTTAAATACAGCACGGAACGTCTTCAACATGATGATGATGTCGCCAGCGAGCGACCAATTCTCGACGTAGTACAAGTCAAGTCGCACAGAGTCCTGCCATGACAGGTTTGACCGACCGCTTACCTGCCACAGTCCCGTGAGTCCGGGTTTGACAAGTAGTCGTCGCCGGACATCGTTTTCGTAGGCTTCAACCTCGCGCGGGAGAGGCGGCCGCGGTCCAACTAGGCTCATTGTTCCTGCCACCACATTGAATAGCTGAGGCAACTCGTCCAGACTGAATTTACGTAGGACCCGTCCGAGAGGAGTAACGCGCGGATCGTCCTTCATCTTGAATAAGAGCCCGCTCCCTTCATTTTGGGCAGCTAACTCGGCTAAACGATCTTCCGCGTTCACCACCATCGAGCGGAACTTAAGCATAGAGAAATGCTCTCCACCAATCCCGACACGTTCTTGTCTAAACAAAATAGGACCGGATCCGCCGACTCTAATCATGACGGCAATCAGCCCCATAATTG is from Arthrobacter sp. QXT-31 and encodes:
- a CDS encoding DUF4012 domain-containing protein — encoded protein: MDPDILGQQKPLTSSTPSRPIKKRRRYQIIGFAVGAVALLIGAGIWLGIKAVTIRGELSAAQGLVPQLQDNILANDTAAASATLAELKKHTSEARQIASDPLWAMSQTVPWLGPNIQAVSAVALSADEIANLGAGPLVSAFQSLDWDRLAPNSKGVDLQPLTAAQPKISAAARAIRLSSGRLNNLDTESMLPEVSVPLIKAREQLNSLRIGIDAAADAISIAPSMMGHTKARNYLLLIQNNAEIRSTGGIPGALAVLRFDKGKLTLGDQMSATELGVMSPTIPVEFEQATIYSNRVGKFMQDVNLTPDFPTSASTAVAMWEQKTGKRMDGVISIDPVALSYLLQGTGAVVLDAQLQQLATNSALPSQLTSGNVVKTLLSDVYAKIPQPAFQDLYFAGVAKKIFNALSADANDSQRLLKGISKGAGEGRILLWSADPDEQTVISRYRVSGSISGPSISPSQFSVYFNDGTGAKMDYHVKRTVQLIEECRANGYSQVRVRVTNTNTAPRNAGNSLPAYVTGAGAFGVPAGSVQTNIVAYGPVQSNVEEAFVAGQKSNFSSQRHAGRPVGTVTVRLAPGQSQTVDFTFGRIVQHADPEIVVTPMVQSLKDVVLETKSATCGPPAETTD